A stretch of DNA from Desulfosarcina ovata subsp. ovata:
TTAAACTTCGAAATACAGCTTCAAGATCAGTCAACATCGTATATGTACGCCAAAGAATAGTTTCATCCAGATCGTTCAAGTTTGTTCTCAAACAATAAACGCCTGGATTTGAATCTGAAGAGTCAGAATTTTTTTTTATCTTCCAGGTAATCTTTGTCGCCTTCTTTGATCCTTTATCTTTATGGATGGTAATCTCATAATTTTTAGCAGCTTTGGTATATTTTTGTTTCAGCCGTCCTACTTTTTCAACAACCTTCTCATAAATCTTTAGCCGACCTTTTTGATTTAAACCATCGTTCAATGATTTTAAGTCTGCTTCAAATCTTTCTGAAAATCGATTTTGAATGCTCTGATCCTTTTTTTCTCGCTCACTTGAATGACAATAAATTTCAGTCTCTTCTGTTTCCTTGACATATTTTTTGTACGCTTTAACAATGTAATCCTTATCTCTTTTTACTTCAACAGCTTTATCATGATCAAATTCTCTATATCTTTTCCTGCTGACAACAAGGTATCGGTAATGATTCGCCTGCAACCATTGTACATTATCGTTTGTTGCTATCCCGGCATCCATTACGACAACTGGTTTCTTTTTATCAAAAACACTCATCTGCTTATCGTCTTCTAATGAACTTTCTGATGGTTTATTCAAGCTTGAAATCATTTCTTCCAGTGTTGATGGCTCACTAACGTTTCCGGAAAATATTTTACTTCTTCTTGGAAAGCCGCTACTGTCCAAAACTAAAGCCAAAGTTACCAAGGGACAGTCTGAGCGTTTTTCTTTTGATTTTCCATGCTTGCCAAGTTCATTATACTTACAGCTTCCCTCAAAAAATGTGTTTGTCAAATCATAAAGTGTAATTATTTCTTCAAAACCAAACAAAAAACGTTCTCGGTTGTATAAATGCCTTTCAATCGCTTCTTTGTCTTTGTAAATACGGTCAGATATTTCATAGATTCGTTTTAGCGACATACTTTCATAGTCATAGCCGATTAATTCGCCTAAACCGCTTCGATTTTGCAGCCAGTAATGCGTTGATAACTCACTGCCGGGAACCGCCATTCGACCAACTATACTTCCGATTGCAGCTGCTATTTGATGATTATTATATCCAAGACCTTCAAATATTTTATCCAATTGTAATTTGAGAAATGTTTCATGTGATACATGTTCAATACTAACGCTACGCGGTCTTATAAGTTCAAGACTATCGATATCAATCAAACGGTAATCGGGGGCATCTATACTATCGTTTTTGTCTGTATTGTTGTTTTGACTCGACCGGGTTTGTATGATTTGTGCAGCATAATGCTGTGCGGCTTGCTCAATTTTTTCCGGCAATTTAAACAAACTTGATTGACCATTAATAATTCCCTCAACACGACAAGCAATATCTGGCCATTGTTCTCGTGGAAAAGGAAAATTTTTACCGAGATTTATAATAGTGCGCTGCTTCACCTTATTTCCAACTCTAACTGATTCAACAAGGCGATGAGTGAAATATGTTTCGCCATCTTTTTTGCTCTTAATTGTTGTTCGTCGGATATACATGCCATCTTGAATTACAGAAAAAACACCGATTGTCAATACTTCGGTGAATTTTATGGCACTACTTTGGCCGGCAAAATTTCAACATATTGTAATTATTAATAAAATAATTTCATATGTAGTAAAAAACGCGGTTCTTCAGCAATTTTCCGGAAAAAAGTGACAAAGATGGGATAGGATTCGATGGTGGAAACGTTATAGGTGTGGTTGACGAATACCGACCACTGACTGTCGAATTTATACTCGACAGCAGCCTCGACACCGTAAATGTCCACCCGACCCAGGTTGACGGATTGAATTACCGCCATGCCTTCGTCCGGCGTGAAATAGCTCGGCACCTCGTCCGCCGAAAGCGTCTTTTCCCCGAGGAAATCCTTGAAGCGGCTTTGGTAGAAAGTAATGTTAATGGAAAGATGTTCGTTGGGCTTGGCATCGAATCCGACATCGTAGGACCAGGTCATGGTTTCCGCCTCCAAATCCGGATTGGCCAGATCGAAGCGGGTCGATCCGTGGGGACCGGATTTATACAGGTCATACAGGGACGGTGCCTTGAAACCGGTGGCGAAGGAGGCGCGCAACTTGAATTTATCGTTGACTTTATATGCGGCACCGGCCCGCGGAGAAAAGGCATCTTCGGATTTATCAGGATAGTCGATGGTTATCATCGAATCCGTGGTGGTGTCGTAGAATTCGCCGGAATGATTTTCCCAACTGTCATAGCGCACGCCCACGTTCAGGGTCAGGCGGTCCTGGGCCATGGCAAATTCGTCATTGACGAAAAAGGAGTAGAAATCTTGTTTTCCGCTGAAATTGCGATCACCCTCGGCATAGGCGTATTCGGATTCGCATTCGGCCCATTTCAAATCGCTGCCCAGGCTCAGCCGGTGTCCCCCCCATTCCGTATCGACCTGGATCAGGGCGCCATATTCGTCCTTGGGGATCGACGAATCGTAATAGTAGGTTGCATGTCTGCCCGTTGCGCTGCTGTATTTGCGGGCCTCGGAGGTGCTATCGCTGTCGAAATAGTAGGCTTTGATGCCAAGGTCGAAGCGGCTGCCCAAGGGCACGCTCCAATTGGCCATGTAGTCGTTGTTGGTCTGATCACTGTCGTATTGGGTACTTGTGGTGGTCAGCGAGTCTTCCAGAAGGTACTCGTAATCCAGCCGCAGCAGGGATTCTCCCAGCCAGATATCGCCGCCGAGGGATACATTGGTCAGATCGTTTTCCGGTTTTTTATAATAGTCCTTCCAGTCCTCATTTTCGTAGTACTCATAACCGCCGGTGTGCTTATGGCCGGCCGACGCCCTGAACGCGTAATGGTCGGTGCCCGCGCCGATGGAGGCGTTGCCGATATAGGTATCCAGGCTGCCACCCTCGAAGCTGACGCTACCCGACAGTTTCTTGGTGGGCCGCTTGGTGATGATATTGATCACGCCGCCCATGGCACTGGATCCGTAAAGCGCCGAGGAAGCGCCCCGCACGATTTCGATCTTCTCGATGTTTTCCAGAGACAGTGTGTTCAGGATCGACACCGAACCGCCATAGGCCATGTTCAGGGGGACCCCGTCCTTGAGCACCAATACCCGGGAGCTGTATACGTTTGAGCGGATGATTGAGCAGGTAAGCGAGCATTTCGGAATTTCCATTGCTAACATCCTGTTTCCAGGAAAGCATCCCCAGCGGGTTAAGGCCCGCAGCGTAGCGGCCTACCTTGCGGTGAAACGGTTAGGGATGGATGGAACAACGGTAGGACGGCGGATGGGAGTGGGGCAATCCACCATAAGTCGCGCGGTAACGCGGGAAGAAAAGATAATGCGTGAATTGGATATTTCTTTTCCTTAACAAAAGAAATGCATAATTTCATCCCCGTTATGTCCCGAAGACCCCCGTGGTCAACTCACCGGGGGTGGCCTTGATCGGCGATGACCTGGACCGCTTCATCACCGCCGCCGGGCTGCCGGTTCCTGCCTGGCCTTGGAGAGCGCCGGTTTTTCCGATCGCTGCCAACTGGGTGCGAGCGGAGCGCTCTGGCTGCTGGAGCGTATCTTGAACGGCCTGCTGGAAGGATAAAAAAGTGGGTTTTGAGTCTGTTTTATTGAAAAGCCGTCATTACAGGCCATCGCAATAACATTGGGCCGGATGGCTGGGGGAAGACCAGAATATCCCAATAGAACTAAGGCTCTGTGGGATATTTGCAAGCTATTCAATCTGAGCATAATCTCAAAAAATTCCTTGACATGTTAAGTAACAGCATGTAACAGAATCAATTCTCAAATGGGCATCATGAAGTGCCTGGTTCAAAAAGACAACGGATCATCGCGGAATAGTGTGATTCCGAGATATACAGGTACATTTTACTGGACATCAGGAACTGCTTGTGACTATATGTAATGGGAAAAACTCTTTGGAGGATTTCCCATGAAACTACTGCCGTACATAACATCATTTGTAAAGGACGCCGCAAAGTCCGTGAAACGAATTAGCCAGCAGGAATTCACAAGTGTCGCAGATAACACATTGACAGAATTGCTGGGCATAGCGACCTTGTTCGTTACTATGTATGCCCTTCGTCGCGAAGGGGATGAAGACGTGCTGCATCTTCGATGTGCCCATCGTGAAGAGGTTGCTTTGTGTCCCCATTGTGGGGCTCTTTCAACAAAAGTTCATCAGGAGGAGCCTCGTTGCGTACGACATTTGGATGTTTGGGGTAAAAAGACCTTTTTGCATTTCCTGTCCCGCCGTTTCGAATGTGATCAATGTGGTAAGGTTTTCACCGAGGAATTACCATTCGTTGATTCCCATCGTAGGCAATCTTCTGCTTTTGAGATGCGTGTCTATCAATCTTGCCTTACCAGTACACGTAAGGATGTTGCTAAACGTGAGGGGTTAAGCCAATCCACGGTTAAAGAGATCTTCAATCGTCTCGCGGCATTGAAAAAGAGTGTTGGCGTTGACGGCCTGACCCGGGTGCTGGGAATCGATGAAATTTCGCTTAAAAAACGCCACAAGCAATTCGTTCTCGTGATTTCGGATATTTCCAGAAAGTGCATTCTCGCAGTGCTGCCTGACAGGGAGAAACAGACACTGGAAAATTGGATCGAATCGCTGAGTGATCAACAAAAAAAGGCGATCCGATTTGTTTCCATCGATATGTGGGCGCCCTATTATCAAGCCGCTTGCAACAAGCTTCCCCATGCCAAGGTGGTGGTCGACCGGTTCCATGTGATGAAACAACTCAACCACCGTCTGACCCAACTTCGAACCAGATTTCAAAGGCAGTGCGATCCTGAAACACAAAAGATACTCAAGGGTAGCCGTTGGCTCATCGTGCGTAACCGATCCGAATTGTCGACAAAGCAAGCTGATCACTTGGATCAAATATTGGAATTGTGTCCTGATCTTCGCGCATTGTACCTTTTAAAGGAGGAGTTCCGCACGATTTTTGAGAAAGTCAGATGCAGAGAAAAGGCAGCCCGATTTCTTGATGTATGGTGTTTGAAGGCCGAACGTACAGGTGATAAATATCTTTCAAAGTTCTGTAAGACCTTGAAGAACTGGCGAGAGCAGATCTTAAATTACTTCATCGAAAGAATTACAAATGGGTTCGTTGAAGGTACCAATAATTCCCTCAGGGCTATTATACGCATGGCATTCGGCTACAGAAATTTCAACAACTTTAGGATACGGGTACTCGCAGGATTAGGTGATTTTCACACTAATCCGCGATGAGCCAAGACAACTTGATCTAACCCCGATAGAAAAAAAGTTTCCACGAAGGATCGGATTCAAACAGCAAGATTACTTTCGCCGGTAGTACCGTGGGAGAATCAATTTAAGGCATCAAGATCCATTTTCCCAACCTGGGAGATGGTACTTTCATGGCTTTTCTTGTGCGGTTTTGAAAACGAGCATCTCAATTGCGAGTGTCTGTGGTGTCTCAGGGGATACCTGCAAGATGATCGCACCATAAATTAATTAATCGCTGAAAAAAGGAGGAAATGGTTTATGCACAAAAAACTGTTTATTCTAATTTTTTCCCTGCATTTGGTTCTTGTATTTGCAGGGCTTGGGATTGCGGCCAAAGTGCCAGCCCCTGATAAGGGGGGGGATGGCTTTACGGCTGTAACATTGGAAAAGGCAAAACAACTTTTTGATGAGGGAGTAACGGTTGTTGCCTGTCATAGCCATACGACCGATTTTATGAAAGGGCACCCAGAAGGAACCATTCATATAACCTGCCTGGTTCCAAAAGATCATAAAAGAGTCGATATGCCATTAAGTGAGGTAGATTTTGACATAGCGCAATTGCCCTCGGATAAAAATACGCCAATCATGACATATTGTGCGTCTGGTACGTGATGGAAATCCTATCATGCCGCCAGGTTGGCGGTTAAAAACGGCTATAAAAATGTATATTGGATGAGAGATGGTATCAAGGGCTGGAAAAAGGCAGGATACCAGGTTGTAGGTGATGCCAAGCTCCTCGATGACCTGATTGCCCTGAACAAAAATGATTTCAAAGCCCTCTGCCTCTGCGAAAAAGACGCAAGAAAACTGAAAAACTGTACTTTTGTCGACTTCAGGGATAATGCGGACTATGACAAAGGCCACATCAAGGGGGCCAATCATGTAGACTATGCTGATATGTTTTCCAAACCCATGATGGAAGAGTTGAATAAGAGCAATAGTTTAGTAATCATACATGATGACCAAGCTGTAGCAGGTGTCATTGCAGCAACACTTAAACTGATGGATTACCCTGATGTTTATATCCTTAGATGATTTTTTAATTGTATGAATTTTTTAATTTTGGTGCGATCATTTTTATCAACAACAAACATGTTTCCATGGCTCAGGGGAAACTAGGGGATGCATTGAAAAAGGCTGATGTTGATCAAGGACTTAGTGGAGCGGAACCAGGATCACAAGCTGTTTATCTCGCTATGTGCCATCTTTATTTCGACTCGGTAGAGGATTTTCAAAATTCTTTTGGCCCGAATACTGAGGAATTTTTGGCTGATATTCCCAATTTTACCAATACTCAACCTATTATTCAAATAAGCGAAGTGAAAATTTAGAATAATCGGCTGAAAGGGACTTGCGATTTCTAAATGTTCATCTTCATCGAGACAGAAAGTAAGGCGTACTTCACTTCTTGAGGTCGTCTTGTGTTTTTATTTCAGCACCACCACAATGAATTTTGAAACTAGGCGGAAGACCTTATCCCACAATGCGCAATCGTCTGGATTCGCTGATTGATGGGATCTTTGAAATCAAGGGGAGCACCGATATCCGTATGCAGGCTTTGCCGGTGGCGTAAAACAGAAGTATTTGTCTTCTTGCTTTATCTTATGTACAAGGTTGGGTTTCCTTCCCATCAATGATGTTGGCGGCTGCGACCACCCGGTTACGGCCTGTTCGTTTCGCCTCGTAGAGTGCGTTGTCGGCTGCCTTGAGGAGCTGTTCGGCGATAGTGGTCGGGGCGGGGACTGTCGCAGCGACGCCGATGCTGATGGTCACGATTCGGTGCTTCGCCTTCACGTGCGGTTCGGCGAGGGCCGCTATTGTGGTGCGGATACGTTCAGCGATCTTGTGAGCAGTAGTAAGATCCGTCTTTGGCAGCACGATGGTGAATTCCTCGCCGCCGTAGCGGGCGACCAGGTCCGTGTCGCGGACGGCTCCCTGCATAGCCCCCGCGACCTCGCGCAGGCAGTCGTCTCCGGCTTGATGCCCGTAGTGATCATTGTAGCGCTTGAACTCGTCGATATCGATCATGGCTAGGGCGAGCGGGGTGCCAGGCCGGATCGCGCGCCGCCATTCCATGTCGAGTGTTTCGGTGAGGCGCCGCCGGTTTGACAGGCCAGTGAGGGCATCAGTGACGGCGAGCAATTCGAGCTGACCGTTGGCCGCCTGCAGGGCCTGGGTGCGCTCGGCCACCTTACGCTCGAGCTCGGTGTAGAGCATGGCGTTGTCGAGCGAGACCGACAGCTGTCCCGCGATGAGCCGGACGGTGTCGAGGCGGTTGGTGCCGAACGCCGACCGGCTGCGCCGGTTTTCCAGCAGCAGCAACGCGCTGATCTCATCCCTTGTCTGGAGCGGAACGACCAGCAGGGCACAGCTGTCGAGGGCGGTCAGGTAGGGGTCGTGGGCGAACCGGTCGTCACGGGTGGCGTCTTCGACCAGCAAGGGCTGGTGGGTGCGCTCCACGTAGCGGACCACCGAGAGCGGCACCCGTCCGGCGGCCGTTTCCTGCGTGATCGAGAGGTGTTCATGACCCTTGTGATGCGGCAGGTACCAGCCGCCTTGGTTCGGGTCGCGCAGCAGCATGCGGGCCGAGGTGGCGCCGGTGAGCCCGCACAACAGGTCGGCGACACGTACTTGCAACCGGGCGAGGCTCGTTTCGGAGCTGAGTGACTGCGAAGCGCGTAGGATGGCGAGGACGTCCACCGAATCCGCGGATAGATTGGATGAGGAATTGCTACCGATCGTGCTCCAGGTGCCTCGTTGGGTAGAGCCGCACGATTTGGCCGTCTGTGCCTTCAGAAACGGGAACTCAAGTTCCAGATGGTCAACCTTCCCGGTCGCTCCCCAAGCCTGGTAGAACTGTCGCGCTTCGCGCAGTGCCGCCCGACCCGCGTGCTCGATATTCTGGGCCAAATAGAACCGCCCGCTGCGTTCGGCGATAATCGCTCGGTGCCAAGGACGCTGCCGGTGTTCGATTTCATGCCGGGCGCTGTCGTAGGCCCGGATCGCCGCTTCGACGTCCCCGATCGCGGCGGCGCGTTCGGCGTCGAGCAGGGCGAGAAGGTGGGCGAAGTTGGCTGGTGCCTCGACGGTGCGGGCGGCCATCCAGGCCCGATATTGGTCGAATTCA
This window harbors:
- a CDS encoding helix-turn-helix domain-containing protein, coding for MIEQVSEHFGISIANILFPGKHPQRVKARSVAAYLAVKRLGMDGTTVGRRMGVGQSTISRAVTREEKIMRELDISFP
- a CDS encoding ISL3 family transposase, which encodes MKLLPYITSFVKDAAKSVKRISQQEFTSVADNTLTELLGIATLFVTMYALRREGDEDVLHLRCAHREEVALCPHCGALSTKVHQEEPRCVRHLDVWGKKTFLHFLSRRFECDQCGKVFTEELPFVDSHRRQSSAFEMRVYQSCLTSTRKDVAKREGLSQSTVKEIFNRLAALKKSVGVDGLTRVLGIDEISLKKRHKQFVLVISDISRKCILAVLPDREKQTLENWIESLSDQQKKAIRFVSIDMWAPYYQAACNKLPHAKVVVDRFHVMKQLNHRLTQLRTRFQRQCDPETQKILKGSRWLIVRNRSELSTKQADHLDQILELCPDLRALYLLKEEFRTIFEKVRCREKAARFLDVWCLKAERTGDKYLSKFCKTLKNWREQILNYFIERITNGFVEGTNNSLRAIIRMAFGYRNFNNFRIRVLAGLGDFHTNPR
- a CDS encoding IS1634 family transposase; translated protein: MTIGVFSVIQDGMYIRRTTIKSKKDGETYFTHRLVESVRVGNKVKQRTIINLGKNFPFPREQWPDIACRVEGIINGQSSLFKLPEKIEQAAQHYAAQIIQTRSSQNNNTDKNDSIDAPDYRLIDIDSLELIRPRSVSIEHVSHETFLKLQLDKIFEGLGYNNHQIAAAIGSIVGRMAVPGSELSTHYWLQNRSGLGELIGYDYESMSLKRIYEISDRIYKDKEAIERHLYNRERFLFGFEEIITLYDLTNTFFEGSCKYNELGKHGKSKEKRSDCPLVTLALVLDSSGFPRRSKIFSGNVSEPSTLEEMISSLNKPSESSLEDDKQMSVFDKKKPVVVMDAGIATNDNVQWLQANHYRYLVVSRKRYREFDHDKAVEVKRDKDYIVKAYKKYVKETEETEIYCHSSEREKKDQSIQNRFSERFEADLKSLNDGLNQKGRLKIYEKVVEKVGRLKQKYTKAAKNYEITIHKDKGSKKATKITWKIKKNSDSSDSNPGVYCLRTNLNDLDETILWRTYTMLTDLEAVFRSLKSELGLRPVFHQITRRVKGHLFITLLAYHHVHTIRFRLKENGIHTSWSDLRKEFELCGPCPGWILHKVS
- a CDS encoding TonB-dependent receptor plug domain-containing protein → MEIPKCSLTCSIIRSNVYSSRVLVLKDGVPLNMAYGGSVSILNTLSLENIEKIEIVRGASSALYGSSAMGGVINIITKRPTKKLSGSVSFEGGSLDTYIGNASIGAGTDHYAFRASAGHKHTGGYEYYENEDWKDYYKKPENDLTNVSLGGDIWLGESLLRLDYEYLLEDSLTTTSTQYDSDQTNNDYMANWSVPLGSRFDLGIKAYYFDSDSTSEARKYSSATGRHATYYYDSSIPKDEYGALIQVDTEWGGHRLSLGSDLKWAECESEYAYAEGDRNFSGKQDFYSFFVNDEFAMAQDRLTLNVGVRYDSWENHSGEFYDTTTDSMITIDYPDKSEDAFSPRAGAAYKVNDKFKLRASFATGFKAPSLYDLYKSGPHGSTRFDLANPDLEAETMTWSYDVGFDAKPNEHLSINITFYQSRFKDFLGEKTLSADEVPSYFTPDEGMAVIQSVNLGRVDIYGVEAAVEYKFDSQWSVFVNHTYNVSTIESYPIFVTFFRKIAEEPRFLLHMKLFY
- a CDS encoding rhodanese-like domain-containing protein translates to MAVKNGYKNVYWMRDGIKGWKKAGYQVVGDAKLLDDLIALNKNDFKALCLCEKDARKLKNCTFVDFRDNADYDKGHIKGANHVDYADMFSKPMMEELNKSNSLVIIHDDQAVAGVIAATLKLMDYPDVYILR
- a CDS encoding EthD family reductase; translated protein: MYEFFNFGAIIFINNKHVSMAQGKLGDALKKADVDQGLSGAEPGSQAVYLAMCHLYFDSVEDFQNSFGPNTEEFLADIPNFTNTQPIIQISEVKI
- a CDS encoding rhodanese-like domain-containing protein, with protein sequence MHKKLFILIFSLHLVLVFAGLGIAAKVPAPDKGGDGFTAVTLEKAKQLFDEGVTVVACHSHTTDFMKGHPEGTIHITCLVPKDHKRVDMPLSEVDFDIAQLPSDKNTPIMTYCASGT